Within Deltaproteobacteria bacterium, the genomic segment ATCTTGAGATTTTTCATCAAGAGAATCAGCAAAATCGTAATCAGGAAAAACGCCGAGCCAAAACTCTTGGCCAAATCAATCACCAATACGCCCATGGTCGAGAGCACAGAATAGATAAGACCCGTTGGGCGAACCCGCGACGTGGGGGCCATATACTCTTCGATACCCTTTTCAATGTAGTCCGTGAGCGGGCGGTATTCATCACCGTGAAGCCACTTTAGATTCATCGTCACTTGAGTTTTACGAAGGTCATTGGTGGCAAGTCGCCGCAGTTGGTCAGGCCCAGCATTCTCAAAAAGAAACAACACATCCGCAAGCTCACGCGGAGTGTCGGGTATCTTATAGAATGCTTGCTCACCGCCATGAAGTGCCCGGTTGGTTTCCCGAACGATATCCAGCACACTGGTAATATTGCCCACGATGTCCCCGTAGTGAGGATCTCGGTAGGCGTGAATGTATGCCTCGAACTTCTCAAGAGCCTTCATAAACTCAAGATCTTTGATGCCCAGGTCTGATTTGATTTCAATTAAGAGACTCATCTGAGATGCGCCGCCCACATACTCATCGAGCGTGTCGGAAGCTCTCTTGGTCTCAAAATGGTCCGGGAACCACATCAAGGGATCGTGGGTAACCAAGATGGAAGGAGCGGAAGCAATACCGGCAGCTACAATCACAACGCCCATCACCACGGACAGCCGAAGGTTGCGTTTTCCATTGGGCCCTGCTCCCGAAGCGCGATTACAGAGGTCTAAAAGCTTATCGATGGGGCCGCTCTCGGGATTGTCACGCGCCCCTAGGTTACTCGTCTTATTGAAAGTTAAAAGAACCGGTACCACCGTGCAGCTGACCAAGAAGGCAAAGAACACGCCGCAGCCGCCCATCACCCCAAGCTCATTAACTGGTTTGATACTCGCTAGGGCAAACGAGAAGAGACCAATCATGGTGGTAATAGAAGTGTAGAAGATGGGTACACCAGTGCAGCCTAGGGTATGAATAATCGCATCTTCGTTGCTTAGCCCGTCGCGGCGCTTATCTCGGTATAAAGACTGAATATGGATGGCATCGCCCACGGCCACGCTTACGAGAAACACCGTCACCACCGAGTTGATGTAGTTGAGGCTCATCCCTAAAAAGCTCATCAGAGCCACAGTCCAAATCGAGGAAAGCTGCACCACCACCAGCGGACCTAAGATGCCCACCCAGTGGCGAAAGAGATAAGCCATCACACACACCATGACGAGCATGGAGAGTAAGAAGGTGGTGGCCATATCCATGATGTTGATTTCGTTTAAGCGAATCGTAAACGACGGCGTACCGCCCATAAGCGGCGAAAAGCCTTCTGCTTTATGCTT encodes:
- a CDS encoding MMPL family transporter, with the translated sequence MSNQNEELNPFFAGLARWVIGHRAITIALAMLITTICMVRLVTHPLILDNRPEVFEPKGSNATVVLSELREEFGRDDLFLIIFEGDVFSLDFLKRLQAVHDEVAKVDMELEDPIEEAADENSGDDAFGEFGGDSEWGDDEGGTIIDQVISLTGVRETRASPDGIVVGELMDEWPTSETMAAFKGRVVGDSSFVNKIVDKEGKRAVMAVRTIELSEPDSARVYHLLHDILDKHKAEGFSPLMGGTPSFTIRLNEINIMDMATTFLLSMLVMVCVMAYLFRHWVGILGPLVVVQLSSIWTVALMSFLGMSLNYINSVVTVFLVSVAVGDAIHIQSLYRDKRRDGLSNEDAIIHTLGCTGVPIFYTSITTMIGLFSFALASIKPVNELGVMGGCGVFFAFLVSCTVVPVLLTFNKTSNLGARDNPESGPIDKLLDLCNRASGAGPNGKRNLRLSVVMGVVIVAAGIASAPSILVTHDPLMWFPDHFETKRASDTLDEYVGGASQMSLLIEIKSDLGIKDLEFMKALEKFEAYIHAYRDPHYGDIVGNITSVLDIVRETNRALHGGEQAFYKIPDTPRELADVLFLFENAGPDQLRRLATNDLRKTQVTMNLKWLHGDEYRPLTDYIEKGIEEYMAPTSRVRPTGLIYSVLSTMGVLVIDLAKSFGSAFFLITILLILLMKNLKIGLVGMIPNLVPIIMAMGLMAVLGIPLDGFTILVASIALGLCVDDTIHFLHHIRLEHQKTGDIEEAIHTSFKHSGRAIMATSAILILGLAPCMTADLKAIVWFGLVVCCTIFFAVVADLILAPAVIRILFRKKG